Below is a window of Humulus lupulus chromosome 9, drHumLupu1.1, whole genome shotgun sequence DNA.
TCCCAGCGAGGTACAATCAATTCGAGTATATCAAACAATGCAGAAAAGTGAAACAATGCCTCTCGAAACCTGGTAACAAAAAAAGGTGCATTGTATGCTCCATTTGTAATCCCATGGATGAAGAGAtctggtttaattttttttatcaaatcaaGAACTCTATTTCTTGCACTCTCTGCAGTCACACTTTCATCTGGCAAGTTCTTGCCCCGATACAGACAGTTAACTATGAGGAGCTCATCCCTGTCAATCTTTAGTTCCTCAAGTGTAATGGTCTCCCACTTCTTTGCAATTGCATTGTAATCGAACGAGACATTGAAAGTTTCGGCATAAGCTTTTAAACGACGTCCTGTTTCGTCAACTCTCTCAGCTGGTCGAAAGCCAGTTTGTGGAAACTCTATCCCAGTGATCCGAAGCTTTGGCGGTCCACCCTCTCTCAATGAGAGGCGCTGAATAAGGGTGGGCCATTGAAAGCCATAAAGGATACCAAAGTCAATGACATGAACACTTGTTGCTTTGGCTGCTGTATCCAGTATTGTCCTGTTTGATGTAAAGTTAGAGATCTTCCTAAATGGGCAGGCAGCAAGGTAAAGCCGGTAAGCTTTCAAAACATCAGCAGCAGATGTTCTTTTATTAATAAGACCTTTGTAGATCTGGCTACCTGTACCGGCCAAGCGTGCCTCGAGACCATCAGCAAAACAACTAGCTAATCTCTGAGAACCATCACCAAAAGGAGAAGAATGTTGTCTAACCTGCTTTAGCAGTTCATTTGCACTCCTATGATCATCAGCTGCAACTGCTTGAGCACACTGAATCAATAGAGATCTCAAATCCACCACCTCTTTCTTCCGTCCTTGTCTCTTACCACGACCCTTTCCTACGTTTAATCCTTTTATCTGGCCAGTTTGTTGCATACTTTTCGTGAGGTCGCTCTGCAAGGTCTGACGGAAAGATGTCAAATGTTCGCGACCATCTCCAAGACTACAGAGAAGCACAAGATCAAACATCTTTGATCGCAAAGTGGATTCAATGTAAATGGCCGCTTGCTTGCTACTTCTCCCTTCTTCCAAATCTTCAACATCGCTGCAAGGGTTTTTTCTCCCCCTCGAGCCTCCAGGAGAactctcattttttttctccgACTTCACAGAAACCTCAGCTGTCGCAAACTTCGAAGGAACCAAAGCCAACAATTCATTTGCCTCTACATTTCCAACCAAGTCATTTTGAGTGGGAAGAAACCTGCTAGCCTCCTCAACCCCCTTCCTAAATTGCCACATTGATCGATTCTCGCTACACAGATGATGATCAGGGGCTTGAATTACAATACTGCTGGGAGAGTCCAACAATCCATCTAAACTGCTAATGGCACTATTTGAAGAACTGTAAGATGAATGAGAAACTCCAAAATCAGGAAGACAATGTAATTGAGAGGTATAATTATCTAGATTTTGATACAAGGTATTATTATCAACCAAATACTCATTGCTATAGCAACTACTATGTACATAATTGTTGGATTTTGCAGTAAAATTTTCGTCTGGACTTTCACCATTTTGAAAAACATGACTTTGTTCAGGGGAAGGTGGATACTTTTTCCCAAGAACTTCATAGAATGATTTTTCCGCAGCTCGAAGATCCGAAGACTCTTCGACTATGCTAGTCTTGTCCTCATGGTCCTCTTCTTCCATGAGCATCTGGCTTATGTACTTCAATACTGTATCTGAAAAGTCACAGTCTTCTGGGGAATTAACATCATGGGTCAAACTAGAAATCGAGTTTTCAGTAGTTGGGGTTAGATCTGGTTGAGGGTAATGAAATCCCCTGTGGCTATGATCCAAGAAGACACTGTGATTATGATTATTGAATCTAGTTTCAGCCATAATATTATTGTGACTGGAAATAACTGACAAAGGTTTTTTCCCCAAATGAACTACTCCATTTCCAGAACCAGTATATCCCCTAAGACTTTGATCCATTCTCATCCAAACCAAATACCAAAACCCTTTTTCTAGTTCAATACACAGCCAAGTTCCTTCTCCAAACAAAAATAGCTCAGTCTGTACTTCTAGAATCCCTTCACTACTATGGAGTTAAAATTCCTCTCACCCTTTAAGAAATTAAACAAACTTTCAATAAAATTATAGAAGCAAAAACCAGCAAAAGCAGTGATTTTTACACCAAATGAAACAAGTATCATCAATAATTTTaatagataaataaaaaaaaaaatctaaaagaaaGTCAACATTAGACGAAAACGAAAACCCAGAAGAGAAACAGCATAATACAGATAGACTTATATATTTCTCAGAAAAAATACAATAAGATCCAACAGCTTACCTCAGTGAAGAAGCTGAAGTGCCAAGCTTCAACgcatagagagaagaagaaggaaaagaatAAACAGAAAAAGGAAGATAGAAAAAGTGTAACACAGAAAAGGTTCTTTTAGTTGTAGTTAACATGGTCTACAGTTGTAGACCAAATCAGAGCCGTTGATTTCCATTAACACTCATCTAGATACACCCGCCTACAATAAAAGGTGTTATATACTTTTTTATATTAAGTTAATGGACCAAAAAGAGGTTAGATTAAAAATGTTTTTCAGGTAAACGATCAAAAACCCTTCTAcatattaacaaaaaaatttaaactttGCAAGGAAAAGGAGTACTAAGGAGACTATAACTAACTAAGGAGACAAGCTAtattaaaagagaaaaaaagCATTGAGACCCAGAAATCTTAATCTGTCGATCTCAGATGGGCTTCCTTTATTTTTCTCCATTTCCAACCAAAAACCAAGAATTTTAGAGCAAAAAAATTTGTCAGTGTCAGATGAGACTCGACTCAAACCAACCAAAGTACATGCCTTTCGAAATGGAATATATCCCAAGAAGCATCTCTCTTTACGCGGCTTTACAGCGCGTGTAGCTCACCTTAAAAACTTTGTTTTGTAGACATGTAGTTCCACTTGACACCTCGTTTGGATAGAGTCGTGTTCTATACTTATGTTAAGAGCACGTAGTTGTGTTTTGATTCCAGATAAAGGCAGTTCCCCCACCCCCCACGTGAGATGATACTTCAAGTCTCTTTGCGTTGTGTGTTCCCTAATGCTCAACATAGAAGAATTTAAGGACTATAATAACTGGTAAAGATTACTAGGTAGTTCTTAGGTACACCCAAAAATAGCATACGTTGCACCCTTCTAGTTTTGTTATTTTCGGTATAAATTTTTGTTTATGatggtgtatattgtagttatctAGAACAACGGTAAATATTtgagaaattttaaataatttacagtgtagaaaataaaattcaaataatttgttgATAAATAATAAAGTTTGGATTGTTttagttaaatttttttaaaaacatagttcttttttcataatttttttgtttttttttttagaaaaagaccgaccaaaccgaagttttcttttaatttttttttcataattttttagaaagtcttagtaaaataaaacttaaaaatttggattgttggaatctatttttgtgcttttttaaaacataaatacaaaaaatataattacattcacaaatttaaaagtttgaaaacataattaaaagtccacGAGCATAACAtaacctatatatatttataattttgggcAATCTCAGTTCAAATCGATCGGTCCACACGAATTTTTCAAACTAACCGATAAATAATTTTTTCAGTGTTTGGTTTAATTAGTTTTGGTTTTTTCAATGTTTGAAAGGTCGGGATActcgattttttttctttttcgtaTTTTATGCAGGTGTGCTCTTTTTTTGAGATGCACCTGAGAATCCTCCAAGATTATTTTGTCTTGTTAATGCATTGAAAAAGTTGAGAACAAGCTCAAAATTCAGACTTTTCAttggttttgaacaaaaaaaACACACCTCAAAAGCAAACAAAGAATCTCAATTACTTCTTTTTCAAGGTTAATACAAAGGCTTACAACTGTTGTTAGTGTTGTGTTGGTGAGAGGTAGAGGGTGATTCCCTCTTTTGTACAAAAACTTATCAACAGTTGCAGTTAAATCAAAAGTTGTTTGATAACAATTAGACTCAGATTCAGCCATTGACAAGGACCACAAGCTCAACCTCAAGCTCCTCACTTGAACTCGTGTTTGAAAGAATCCGTTTCTCCTACTTAACAGTATGGTATACCCTTTATGCACAGGGGGATTTGAAAAGGACTGCAAAGACATCTTCACACATTGTCAGCCTCGTCGGCCAATGCAAACCCCAAGATTGAGAACCAACAAACTTCATTTTGACTGCGACTCAGCAGCAGCGGAAAACTTGCTGGAATTACGAAAACGAAGGCCGGTTCCTATGTGTCCTGATGTAGGGCAAATCCAGCAGAAGATGCTTGGACCTAGTACCTGAAGTGCTCAAAGATTAATTCAGGCCATGAACCTCAGATCACAAGCTTTATAGAAGGGCATATAAGGTTATGTAATATACTTGTTTCATATAATTTAGGTGACTCCAAATAATAAAAATGTAAATACACATTAATTAAGTTGGGACCAAAGTTAATCCTTGCTAATACAAAGATTTCACTCCTAGGACAACATGCATATTGCAAAGGC
It encodes the following:
- the LOC133801424 gene encoding scarecrow-like protein 9: MRMDQSLRGYTGSGNGVVHLGKKPLSVISSHNNIMAETRFNNHNHSVFLDHSHRGFHYPQPDLTPTTENSISSLTHDVNSPEDCDFSDTVLKYISQMLMEEEDHEDKTSIVEESSDLRAAEKSFYEVLGKKYPPSPEQSHVFQNGESPDENFTAKSNNYVHSSCYSNEYLVDNNTLYQNLDNYTSQLHCLPDFGVSHSSYSSSNSAISSLDGLLDSPSSIVIQAPDHHLCSENRSMWQFRKGVEEASRFLPTQNDLVGNVEANELLALVPSKFATAEVSVKSEKKNESSPGGSRGRKNPCSDVEDLEEGRSSKQAAIYIESTLRSKMFDLVLLCSLGDGREHLTSFRQTLQSDLTKSMQQTGQIKGLNVGKGRGKRQGRKKEVVDLRSLLIQCAQAVAADDHRSANELLKQVRQHSSPFGDGSQRLASCFADGLEARLAGTGSQIYKGLINKRTSAADVLKAYRLYLAACPFRKISNFTSNRTILDTAAKATSVHVIDFGILYGFQWPTLIQRLSLREGGPPKLRITGIEFPQTGFRPAERVDETGRRLKAYAETFNVSFDYNAIAKKWETITLEELKIDRDELLIVNCLYRGKNLPDESVTAESARNRVLDLIKKIKPDLFIHGITNGAYNAPFFVTRFREALFHFSALFDILELIVPRWEPERMLIEKEIFGREALNVIACEGCERVERPETYKQWQIRIMRSGFVQQPISRYIMKRAAEKVKTTYHRDFVIDEDNGWLLQGWKGRIIFAISSWKPA